In Candidatus Sulfurimonas marisnigri, a single genomic region encodes these proteins:
- a CDS encoding sensor histidine kinase, whose protein sequence is MDIRSVCNIGIKKPDIPKELFKKWLEMVDSLTCVADVSYSLVVRAVSEKIEVVCTSKIDASKSLESELYSESVIREKSALYIENSLKDECCNSNNSDLTQIVGYYGEPLLWSDNSVFGAICIVDNKELILTDISKQLLGIFRGSIENSLRILELTHVDAVENHQSYNDKNKSIFISSMSHELRTPLNSIIGFTGLILNDIVGPISDLQRDYIQRVEKSGKHLLLLTTDIVEVLKIEVGVIIIKYEPFNLNVLAGEVVKIMEEEAHKKGLQLAVNIPNNIELYSDRIHLKQCLFNLISNAVKYSESGVINVTSECDEKLVKISISDNGIGISQNNLIRLYQPFERLESQLKEKVAGTGLGLYITQKLTREVLGGDVSCISKIDEGSTFTLNIPQHVENIHDIQNISKVSR, encoded by the coding sequence ATGGATATTAGAAGTGTTTGTAATATTGGAATAAAAAAGCCTGATATTCCAAAAGAATTATTTAAAAAGTGGCTGGAGATGGTTGATTCTCTGACATGTGTTGCCGATGTGAGTTATTCATTGGTTGTGCGTGCAGTTAGTGAGAAAATTGAGGTTGTATGTACTTCTAAAATTGATGCAAGTAAAAGTTTGGAATCTGAATTATATAGCGAGAGTGTTATAAGAGAAAAGAGTGCGCTTTATATTGAGAACTCACTTAAAGATGAGTGTTGCAATAGTAATAATAGCGATTTGACACAGATTGTCGGTTACTATGGAGAACCTTTACTTTGGTCGGATAATAGCGTCTTTGGTGCTATATGTATTGTTGACAATAAAGAGTTGATTCTAACTGACATTTCCAAGCAGTTATTAGGAATATTCCGCGGCTCTATTGAAAATAGTCTTAGAATATTAGAGTTAACACATGTTGATGCGGTTGAAAATCACCAAAGTTATAATGATAAAAATAAGTCTATATTTATTTCTTCTATGTCTCATGAACTTAGAACACCTCTTAACTCTATTATTGGCTTCACTGGCTTGATTTTAAACGATATAGTAGGTCCAATAAGTGATTTGCAGCGTGATTATATTCAGAGGGTTGAGAAATCAGGTAAACATCTCCTTCTACTAACTACAGATATTGTGGAAGTTCTAAAAATTGAAGTAGGAGTAATAATTATTAAGTATGAACCTTTTAATTTAAATGTTCTTGCAGGAGAAGTTGTGAAAATAATGGAGGAAGAAGCTCATAAAAAAGGATTACAATTGGCTGTAAATATTCCGAATAACATAGAGCTCTATTCTGATCGTATCCATCTTAAACAATGTTTATTTAATCTTATAAGTAATGCTGTGAAATATAGTGAAAGTGGAGTAATTAATGTGACGTCTGAATGCGATGAAAAATTAGTGAAAATATCAATTAGTGACAATGGAATAGGTATTTCACAAAATAATCTTATTCGATTATATCAGCCATTTGAGCGATTAGAGTCACAACTCAAGGAAAAAGTTGCAGGGACTGGTCTTGGACTCTATATAACTCAAAAATTAACTAGAGAAGTGTTAGGCGGTGATGTTAGTTGTATAAGCAAAATAGATGAAGGTAGTACATTTACTTTAAATATTCCACAACATGTAGAAAATATACATGATATACAAAATATCAGCAAGGTGAGTAGATGA
- a CDS encoding Fur family transcriptional regulator gives MADIITNFNDKTIEYKQLLNDFKALLKKNALKFTIQREVILETLYNSDEHLTPESLHHLMQENFPDLKTGIATVYRTLSLLEDSNMVTSLSFGAQGKKYELGAKHHHDHLICTECGIITEFVDNLIEERQHKIAEELGFNMQDHSMQIYGICKNCQTK, from the coding sequence ATGGCAGATATAATTACTAACTTTAATGATAAAACAATTGAGTATAAACAACTACTAAATGATTTCAAAGCACTTCTTAAAAAGAATGCTCTAAAATTCACAATTCAAAGAGAGGTTATTTTAGAGACTCTTTACAATTCAGATGAACACTTGACACCAGAGTCACTTCATCATCTAATGCAAGAAAATTTTCCAGATTTAAAAACTGGAATTGCCACTGTTTACAGAACTCTATCACTATTAGAAGATTCAAATATGGTCACATCTTTATCTTTTGGTGCTCAAGGGAAAAAGTATGAGCTTGGTGCAAAACACCATCACGACCATCTTATATGCACAGAGTGTGGAATTATAACAGAGTTTGTAGATAATCTAATTGAAGAGAGGCAACATAAGATTGCGGAAGAACTTGGTTTCAATATGCAAGACCACTCAATGCAGATTTATGGAATCTGTAAAAACTGTCAAACTAAATAA
- a CDS encoding class II 3-deoxy-7-phosphoheptulonate synthase: MSIWSPTSWREKPILQQPTYQNKDDLNRVLSELKNYPPLVFAGEARRLKSELADVANGNAFLLQGGDCAESFSEFHADNIRDTFKALLQMAVVMTYAGGVPVVKVGRLGGQFAKPRSSDTETFDGITLDSYRGDIINGVDFTKEARTPDPERMIKAYNQSAATLNLLRAFASGGLADLHQVHQWNLDFAHQSEVSAKYEKMAQDIENSLQFMKACGITSKTYRNLRETDFYTSHEALLLPYEEAFTRQDSLSGDWYDTSAHMLWIGDRTRQLDGAHVEYLRGVKNPIGVKAGPSMDPEDLIKLCHTLNPENEAGRLNVIVRMGADKVGEGMPKLIRAIEKEGMNVVWSCDPMHGNTIKSSNSYKTRPVDSILTEMKQFFQVHKAEGTVAGGVHLEMTGKNVTECIGGSFIVTEEDLSSRYHTHCDPRLNADQSLELAFLIADTLKESRK, encoded by the coding sequence ATGAGTATATGGAGTCCAACTAGTTGGAGAGAAAAACCAATTTTACAACAACCAACTTATCAAAATAAAGATGATTTAAATAGAGTTTTATCTGAGTTAAAAAACTATCCGCCACTGGTGTTTGCTGGTGAGGCGAGAAGATTGAAAAGTGAACTTGCAGATGTTGCAAATGGTAATGCTTTTTTACTTCAAGGTGGAGATTGTGCAGAGAGCTTTAGTGAATTTCATGCTGATAATATTCGTGACACGTTTAAAGCACTTTTGCAAATGGCAGTTGTTATGACATATGCAGGTGGCGTTCCTGTAGTTAAAGTTGGTCGTTTAGGCGGACAGTTTGCTAAGCCACGTTCTTCTGATACAGAAACATTCGATGGCATTACTCTTGATTCATATCGTGGAGATATTATTAATGGAGTTGATTTTACGAAAGAGGCTCGTACACCAGATCCTGAGCGTATGATAAAAGCATATAATCAGTCTGCTGCAACTTTGAATCTACTTCGTGCATTTGCATCTGGTGGTTTGGCAGATTTACACCAAGTTCATCAGTGGAACTTAGACTTTGCACATCAAAGTGAAGTTTCTGCAAAGTATGAAAAAATGGCACAAGATATAGAAAACTCTCTGCAGTTTATGAAAGCTTGCGGCATAACATCTAAAACTTATAGAAATTTAAGAGAGACAGATTTTTATACTTCACATGAGGCACTATTGCTTCCATATGAGGAGGCTTTCACAAGACAAGACTCTTTGAGTGGAGATTGGTATGATACTTCAGCTCACATGTTATGGATTGGTGACAGAACTCGCCAGCTTGATGGTGCTCATGTTGAATACCTCCGAGGTGTGAAAAATCCAATAGGTGTTAAAGCAGGTCCGTCAATGGATCCAGAAGACTTAATTAAACTTTGTCATACTCTAAATCCTGAAAATGAGGCAGGTCGCCTGAATGTTATTGTTAGAATGGGTGCTGATAAAGTTGGCGAGGGTATGCCTAAGCTAATTCGTGCAATTGAAAAAGAGGGTATGAATGTTGTTTGGAGTTGTGATCCAATGCATGGAAATACTATAAAATCATCAAACAGCTACAAAACTCGACCGGTTGATTCAATCCTTACAGAAATGAAACAGTTTTTTCAAGTTCATAAAGCTGAGGGAACAGTTGCTGGTGGGGTTCATCTAGAGATGACTGGTAAAAATGTTACTGAGTGTATTGGTGGTTCATTTATTGTAACTGAAGAGGATTTAAGTTCTCGTTACCATACTCATTGTGACCCAAGACTAAATGCAGATCAATCTTTGGAGTTGGCATTTTTAATTGCAGATACTTTAAAAGAGTCTCGTAAGTAA
- the lysS gene encoding lysine--tRNA ligase has product MVFDNKFIQQRIEKAELLKKAGYNPYSNDSKRNTTIEKYLNVNTDVADRENKRNENRHYVVSGRIKLLRIMGKATFLKIEDESGMLQIYVARDNLPEGFYNDIFKKNIEVGDIIEVSGYPFVTGQGELSLHADGLKLLTKAISPLPEKFHGVTDKEIRYRKRYLDLIMNTEVRKTFKIRSKVISLTRRFFEDKGFLEVETPMMHPIAGGANAKPFVTHHNALGIDRFLRIAPELYLKRLIVGGFEAVFEINRNFRNEGMDATHNPEFTSIEFYWAYKTYKDLIAITKEYFKYLFEHLSLPTILPYGDLEINFELFSEIPLIESLSSIGDVPSEIVNDKEKIVEFLNSKNITVKPGMNLGQLQGELFDEFVEDKLINPTFITEYPVEISPLARRSDENPDITERFELFIAGREIANAFSELNDPVDQLERFEAQGAAKEGGDDEAHEMDRDFVEALSYGMAPTAGQGIGMDRLVMLLTNEHSIRDVLLFPAMKPIQEKNDESD; this is encoded by the coding sequence TTGGTTTTTGATAACAAATTTATACAACAAAGAATTGAAAAAGCAGAATTGCTTAAAAAAGCTGGATACAATCCATATTCTAACGATTCTAAAAGAAATACAACCATAGAAAAATATTTAAATGTTAATACTGATGTTGCAGATAGAGAAAATAAACGTAATGAAAACCGTCATTATGTTGTTAGTGGCCGAATAAAGCTTCTTAGAATTATGGGTAAAGCTACTTTTTTAAAAATAGAAGATGAGAGTGGAATGCTACAAATTTATGTTGCAAGAGACAATCTTCCTGAAGGCTTTTACAACGATATTTTTAAAAAAAACATTGAAGTTGGTGATATTATTGAAGTAAGCGGTTACCCATTTGTTACTGGTCAAGGTGAATTATCACTACATGCAGACGGATTGAAACTTTTAACAAAAGCTATATCTCCTCTTCCAGAAAAGTTTCATGGTGTTACAGACAAAGAGATTAGATATAGAAAAAGATACTTAGATTTAATTATGAATACTGAAGTTCGTAAAACATTTAAAATTCGTTCAAAAGTTATATCACTTACTAGACGTTTTTTTGAAGATAAAGGCTTTTTAGAAGTAGAAACGCCTATGATGCACCCTATTGCTGGCGGGGCAAATGCTAAACCATTTGTAACACACCATAATGCACTTGGGATAGACAGATTTTTAAGAATTGCCCCTGAACTTTATCTAAAAAGACTTATTGTTGGTGGATTTGAAGCTGTATTTGAAATAAATCGCAACTTTAGAAATGAAGGTATGGATGCCACTCATAATCCAGAGTTTACATCTATAGAGTTTTACTGGGCTTACAAGACTTACAAAGATTTGATTGCAATAACAAAAGAGTATTTTAAATATCTTTTTGAACACCTAAGTCTTCCTACAATACTTCCTTATGGAGATTTAGAAATAAACTTTGAGCTATTTAGTGAAATTCCGCTTATTGAGTCACTATCTTCTATTGGTGATGTTCCATCAGAGATAGTTAATGATAAAGAGAAAATTGTTGAATTTTTAAATAGTAAAAACATAACTGTTAAACCTGGCATGAATCTAGGGCAGCTTCAAGGCGAACTATTTGATGAGTTTGTTGAAGACAAACTCATCAATCCAACTTTTATAACTGAGTATCCAGTTGAGATATCTCCGCTTGCTCGCAGAAGTGATGAAAATCCTGATATTACAGAGAGATTTGAGCTTTTTATAGCAGGTCGTGAAATTGCCAATGCATTCAGTGAGTTAAATGACCCAGTTGATCAATTAGAACGTTTTGAGGCTCAAGGTGCTGCTAAAGAGGGTGGTGATGATGAAGCACACGAAATGGATAGAGACTTTGTTGAAGCTTTAAGCTATGGTATGGCACCAACAGCAGGACAAGGAATAGGAATGGATAGATTGGTTATGCTATTAACTAATGAACACTCAATTAGAGATGTACTGCTATTTCCAGCTATGAAACCAATCCAAGAAAAAAATGACGAGAGTGACTAA
- a CDS encoding GGDEF domain-containing protein: MQKEELKSLAKEMYDNLIVSIDEQDSASVEQLVNYLGTATEAISNIDGSDITTLEYAKLTFHNAYKEIAAEGLKQYQSTNGKFLEISQEQSTILDQYLVKDIDLPDVTKKFYEIQKQMSDEIEKANEIIINLSNQVKTLETKSSIDSLTKVYNRSALSVYLETLCEEGNSNYEVHMLIMDLDDFKLVNDTYGHIAGDKILIFISNILKRTLRDGDKIFRYGGEEFIIILNRIDAKRCMSITNRILELVRANNLIYKGKTINVTGSIGTTMFKTGDTPDSLIERADRALYIAKNNGKNQVQTVLD, translated from the coding sequence ATGCAAAAAGAAGAATTAAAATCTCTTGCTAAAGAGATGTATGACAATCTTATTGTCTCTATTGATGAACAAGACAGTGCGAGTGTAGAACAATTAGTAAACTACCTAGGTACAGCAACAGAAGCTATTTCTAATATTGATGGTAGTGATATAACGACTTTAGAATATGCAAAATTAACTTTCCATAATGCTTACAAAGAGATTGCCGCTGAGGGTTTGAAACAATATCAATCTACAAATGGCAAATTTTTAGAAATTTCCCAAGAACAGAGTACAATTTTAGACCAGTACCTTGTAAAAGATATTGATTTGCCAGATGTAACAAAAAAATTTTATGAGATTCAAAAACAGATGAGTGACGAGATAGAAAAAGCAAATGAAATTATTATTAACTTGTCTAATCAAGTAAAAACACTAGAAACGAAATCAAGTATTGACTCATTAACAAAAGTTTATAATAGAAGCGCCTTGTCAGTTTACTTAGAAACCCTATGTGAAGAGGGAAATAGTAACTATGAAGTGCATATGCTTATAATGGACTTAGATGACTTTAAATTAGTAAATGACACATACGGACATATTGCTGGAGATAAAATTTTAATATTCATATCAAATATTCTTAAAAGAACACTAAGAGATGGTGATAAAATATTCAGATACGGAGGAGAAGAGTTTATAATTATTTTAAATAGAATAGATGCTAAACGTTGTATGAGCATAACAAATAGAATTTTAGAACTTGTTCGCGCTAATAACCTTATATATAAAGGTAAAACTATTAATGTAACAGGAAGTATAGGCACTACGATGTTTAAGACTGGGGACACTCCAGATTCACTAATAGAAAGAGCAGACAGGGCTCTATATATTGCTAAGAATAATGGCAAAAATCAAGTGCAAACGGTACTTGACTAA
- a CDS encoding ABC-F family ATP-binding cassette domain-containing protein, producing MALIDLLNISKHYEAQKILIDVNFHVNEGDRIVVIGKNGSGKSTLMKIVNGTLEQDAGDRIIRQNLEVKMLDQRPNFKEGHTVREAVEDGLNEINIAKNRYDELSLMLADNFDNKPLIDEHEKLSKYIEHHNAWNLDDKIERIIQHFDLKRYEEKPITLLSGGEQRRVALASLLLQKPDILLLDEPTNHLDVYMVEFLEELLLKEKFTIVFISHDRYFIDRIATKSVEVEDCSLREYSGGYSNYLTQKSEYLRTLQKQHDNLLGVLKRENEWYARGVRARLKRNEGRKERLMNIREDAKTNPARIKKMSIELQREAKHFNRDKSINKQKMLFEVEDLGLTLGTKELLKEFTTRILQKDVIAIVGPNGSGKSTLLKALLGRIEPTCGSIKRGEFKIGYFDQHREMLDDDKNLLETFCPLGGDRVDVRGKNLHVYGYLKNFLFPREFLDKKIGVLSGGEKNRIALALLFTKNVDILILDEPTNDLDIPTINILEEQLTNFPGAVIIVSHDRYFVDKIAKKLFIFKSDKRIEESYQEYSEYLELEKELKTLDEIGKEVEQEKPKIREKEKVLKLTFKEKTALENLPLEIEKLELEMEEKNSCLANPKCYEEIGITKLAQELQKIEDIYEQKVEELLTIQEKEEEILSL from the coding sequence ATGGCATTAATAGACCTACTAAACATATCTAAACACTACGAAGCACAAAAGATTTTAATAGATGTAAATTTTCATGTAAATGAAGGTGATAGAATAGTTGTTATAGGTAAAAATGGCAGCGGAAAATCTACTCTTATGAAAATCGTAAATGGTACTCTTGAACAAGATGCCGGAGATAGGATTATAAGACAAAATTTAGAAGTTAAGATGTTAGACCAAAGACCTAATTTTAAAGAGGGTCACACAGTAAGAGAAGCTGTTGAAGATGGGCTTAATGAAATCAACATAGCAAAAAACAGATATGATGAACTTTCATTGATGCTAGCTGATAACTTTGATAACAAACCTCTTATAGACGAGCATGAAAAATTATCAAAATACATAGAGCATCATAATGCATGGAACTTAGACGACAAAATAGAGCGGATAATTCAGCATTTTGATTTAAAACGTTATGAAGAGAAGCCAATAACTCTATTAAGTGGTGGTGAACAGCGTCGTGTCGCTCTAGCATCACTATTACTTCAAAAACCTGACATTTTACTTCTTGATGAACCTACAAATCACCTTGACGTCTACATGGTTGAATTTTTAGAAGAGCTTTTGTTAAAAGAGAAATTTACAATAGTTTTTATCTCTCATGATAGATACTTTATAGACAGAATTGCTACTAAAAGTGTAGAGGTAGAAGATTGTTCACTTAGAGAATATAGTGGTGGGTATAGTAACTATCTAACTCAAAAATCAGAGTATCTAAGAACTCTGCAAAAACAGCACGATAATCTTCTTGGAGTTTTAAAAAGGGAAAACGAGTGGTATGCAAGGGGCGTAAGGGCTAGACTTAAACGGAATGAGGGTCGTAAAGAGCGACTTATGAATATTCGAGAAGATGCAAAAACGAACCCTGCAAGAATAAAAAAAATGTCTATCGAACTTCAAAGAGAGGCTAAACACTTTAACCGTGACAAAAGTATAAATAAACAAAAAATGCTTTTTGAAGTAGAAGATTTAGGCTTGACACTTGGAACAAAAGAACTTCTAAAAGAGTTTACAACAAGAATACTGCAAAAAGATGTTATTGCAATTGTCGGACCAAATGGCAGTGGAAAATCAACTCTGCTAAAAGCTCTTTTAGGAAGAATAGAACCTACATGTGGAAGTATAAAACGTGGTGAATTTAAAATAGGATACTTCGACCAACATCGCGAAATGTTAGACGATGATAAAAATCTTTTAGAAACTTTTTGTCCCCTTGGTGGAGATAGAGTAGATGTTCGTGGAAAGAACTTGCATGTATATGGCTATCTTAAAAACTTTCTCTTTCCAAGAGAGTTTTTAGATAAAAAAATAGGTGTACTTAGTGGTGGAGAAAAAAACCGTATTGCCCTTGCCCTGCTCTTTACTAAAAATGTAGACATTCTAATACTAGATGAGCCTACAAATGATTTAGATATTCCGACTATAAACATTTTAGAAGAGCAGTTAACTAACTTTCCTGGAGCTGTCATCATAGTAAGTCATGATAGGTATTTCGTAGATAAGATTGCAAAAAAACTATTTATTTTTAAAAGCGATAAACGAATTGAGGAGAGTTATCAAGAGTATTCCGAATATTTAGAGCTTGAAAAAGAGTTGAAAACCTTAGATGAGATAGGAAAAGAAGTTGAGCAGGAGAAGCCAAAAATAAGAGAGAAAGAAAAAGTACTAAAACTAACTTTTAAAGAAAAAACGGCACTTGAAAATCTACCTTTAGAGATAGAAAAACTTGAGCTGGAGATGGAAGAAAAAAACAGCTGTTTAGCCAATCCAAAATGCTATGAAGAGATTGGGATAACAAAACTGGCGCAAGAGCTACAAAAGATAGAAGATATTTACGAGCAAAAAGTTGAAGAGTTACTGACTATACAAGAGAAAGAAGAGGAGATATTGAGTTTATAA
- a CDS encoding CvpA family protein: MEFSYFDIIISTIILFLGLKGVLNGFFKELFGLLGIIGGIFVASRVGDTIGQRISDLVFKFESSAAISFTGFLVTLAIFWLFMVTIGFIFKKLSSMSGLGIFDKILGFFFGASKFFFIVAVIAYATYNIKAMRTSIDSVMKNSFMFPILIETGSFIMKLDPVNMSNDINITIDKTIKNSTLSIVENVKEEIKENLEQNASIKEDNK, translated from the coding sequence ATGGAATTTAGCTATTTTGACATTATCATATCTACAATAATACTTTTTTTGGGACTAAAAGGAGTTTTAAATGGTTTTTTTAAAGAACTCTTTGGACTGCTTGGCATTATAGGTGGTATATTTGTAGCCTCTCGTGTGGGAGACACTATTGGACAGCGAATTAGTGACCTAGTCTTTAAATTTGAAAGCAGTGCCGCTATCAGCTTTACTGGTTTTTTAGTTACTCTAGCTATCTTTTGGCTATTTATGGTAACTATTGGCTTTATATTTAAAAAATTAAGTTCAATGAGTGGATTAGGAATTTTTGATAAAATATTAGGATTTTTCTTTGGTGCTAGTAAATTTTTCTTTATTGTTGCAGTAATTGCTTACGCAACCTACAACATAAAAGCTATGAGGACAAGTATAGATTCGGTTATGAAAAACAGTTTTATGTTTCCAATACTTATTGAGACAGGCAGTTTTATTATGAAGCTTGATCCAGTAAATATGTCCAATGACATAAATATAACAATAGACAAAACTATAAAAAATTCAACACTTAGTATTGTAGAAAATGTAAAAGAAGAAATAAAAGAAAATCTAGAACAAAACGCATCAATTAAGGAAGATAATAAATAG
- a CDS encoding hybrid sensor histidine kinase/response regulator, whose product MNVLIVDDNKDNLVLLSSMLESLGLSVQEASNGIDALNLAQATPPDIIISDILMPKMDGFTLCRVMKCIDNLQDVPFVFYTATYLEKEDEELGLALGACCYIHKPLEPVLFIQRIKEIIDKYYEGAINRSNKQIQPQTRIDVLYQERISQKLDKKISDVVNLREKEVLILSTVRDGIFVLDIDGKHTIVNQAAADMLGYTIDEMIGKNSHEMWHHTHPDGTTFHESDCPIYKTMKKQSSALQVETLFWRKDGSSFTVDCSSNPLVENGELNGVVVVFRDISERKRAETALQESEARFRKLFEYTDAIAVQGYDKNHRVIYWNRASENLFGYSCDYAMGKQIDELIIPDEICDKVNSDIAVWIKGGQSIPSSERVLKKEDGSDVTVFSNCVLLENQYNEPEMYCIDIDLTELKEAQEELKKQEDIVIAQSRQAAMGEMVAMIAHQWRQPLTVVSMAVNNLKIDMELGNKVTNEMIDEMSDRVFDQVNHLSKTIDDFSDFLKPDKKKESVNVCDVMERAMRMTGNSLKNNNIDVDITMKSKKNVNIYPSELLQAFLNIINNAKDAVKHSESNNPRIAIEINEVDGFVVTTICDNGGGISNDTMQLLGQPYVSTKNKNGTGLGIYMSKTIIEKHLKGTLSWKNVGDGACFTVALRL is encoded by the coding sequence ATGAATGTTTTAATAGTAGATGACAATAAAGATAATTTAGTTTTATTAAGCAGCATGCTTGAAAGTCTGGGGCTAAGTGTACAGGAAGCCTCTAATGGTATAGATGCTTTAAACTTGGCACAGGCAACTCCTCCAGATATTATAATTTCTGATATTTTAATGCCTAAAATGGATGGATTCACCTTATGTCGTGTTATGAAATGTATTGATAATTTACAAGATGTTCCTTTTGTTTTTTATACAGCAACCTATCTTGAAAAAGAGGATGAAGAGCTTGGATTGGCGCTAGGGGCTTGTTGTTATATACACAAACCATTAGAGCCAGTGCTGTTTATTCAGCGTATTAAAGAGATAATTGATAAGTATTATGAAGGAGCTATAAATAGAAGTAATAAGCAAATTCAACCTCAAACAAGAATTGACGTTCTTTATCAAGAGAGGATCTCTCAAAAGCTAGATAAAAAAATTTCTGATGTTGTTAATCTGCGCGAAAAAGAGGTACTTATTCTTTCTACTGTAAGGGACGGAATTTTTGTTTTAGATATTGATGGAAAACACACTATTGTTAATCAGGCTGCAGCTGATATGCTTGGATATACTATTGATGAAATGATTGGCAAGAATAGCCACGAAATGTGGCATCATACACATCCAGACGGCACTACTTTTCATGAGTCTGATTGTCCAATATATAAAACGATGAAGAAACAAAGTTCCGCACTCCAAGTTGAGACTCTGTTCTGGCGTAAAGACGGCAGCAGTTTTACAGTTGATTGTTCTAGTAACCCCTTAGTTGAAAATGGTGAACTAAATGGTGTTGTTGTAGTTTTTAGAGATATAAGCGAACGAAAAAGAGCTGAAACAGCATTACAAGAGAGCGAAGCACGTTTTCGTAAACTGTTTGAATATACAGATGCCATTGCAGTGCAAGGTTATGACAAAAACCATAGAGTTATATATTGGAATAGAGCCAGTGAAAATTTATTTGGTTACAGTTGTGACTATGCAATGGGAAAACAGATTGATGAGCTCATTATTCCAGATGAAATATGCGATAAAGTAAATTCTGATATTGCAGTGTGGATAAAAGGTGGTCAGTCAATACCATCATCTGAGCGTGTATTGAAAAAAGAAGATGGTTCAGATGTTACAGTTTTTTCAAATTGTGTGTTATTGGAGAATCAATATAATGAGCCTGAGATGTACTGTATTGATATTGATTTGACTGAGCTAAAAGAAGCACAAGAAGAGTTGAAAAAACAAGAGGATATTGTTATTGCTCAGTCGAGACAAGCGGCAATGGGTGAAATGGTAGCAATGATAGCACATCAATGGAGACAGCCTCTTACGGTAGTCTCAATGGCTGTTAATAACTTAAAAATAGATATGGAACTAGGAAATAAAGTAACTAATGAGATGATTGACGAAATGAGTGATAGAGTTTTTGACCAAGTTAATCATCTCTCCAAGACCATAGACGACTTTAGTGATTTTTTAAAACCAGACAAGAAAAAAGAGTCAGTTAATGTTTGTGATGTTATGGAACGTGCTATGAGAATGACTGGTAATAGCCTTAAAAATAACAATATAGATGTAGACATTACAATGAAATCTAAAAAGAATGTAAATATCTATCCTAGTGAGTTGTTACAAGCATTTTTAAATATTATAAATAATGCTAAAGATGCTGTTAAGCATTCTGAATCTAATAATCCTCGTATAGCTATTGAGATTAATGAAGTTGATGGATTCGTTGTTACTACTATTTGCGACAATGGTGGCGGGATATCCAATGATACAATGCAATTACTAGGTCAACCTTATGTATCAACTAAAAATAAAAATG